A genomic region of Homalodisca vitripennis isolate AUS2020 chromosome 5, UT_GWSS_2.1, whole genome shotgun sequence contains the following coding sequences:
- the LOC124363145 gene encoding uncharacterized protein LOC124363145, producing the protein MSNFGLNLDLSLYFEDQRRYSCVFVDSTKCKDVGDVEKHIKSVFTLEESICLSNKKFLIPSCEDIRILQQYETVIVKKREFPQTHPSKSTDTVCQHLALDLVQPEKTIDLSCRPKQRFKVNLCRSHSSGAEIPTFVKKCELYVPRLRVSTSQSNVIQTQQEEKQKKKSHVKRNEGRSCDHETNDDILDMSIQPVMQGIENGTSQSEESENAMVLSPTFLSINEIRGENELHSNESLKKSKKRKTPSEHVENLSTIMSGAWGLVNGNTVKDVKKPKKTSKKSRLTEDFSITDSDVSMQKNEKDEPSNSTNFEDDSIIHKPKKSKKSDKGKDFGQNIDYNVSKSNRTVDCNGSVSTFSQNGHSGEENRLLKDAIKIEKPDQPTSECFKELTPLSKFLIGDIKDSNGPQKLNTGGCENVKSCDISSNSIEESESATPDIEHGTACEGSEKRRKRIRKHNKKKKKEKLELMNAVGSVLNRLNEQPQVTLPLASTPKHFFFTDADASELEIPVASQNITSTQEDKVPVAVKKEKDSEPSLYEVMGRNQAEWQQGLLRLARSSSKPMIFHRSSPSTSSKELPERDSSSTVTEEAKGNSASPPRHVDKTKKEREEVGDTSDKENIKKCNGEILSDTTINPNSDADTNVTERKKLEECNDTKINVQNIIIDNYPIINKINRQDLILFKVLKLNENREPEISRTILGKVNNCSSYPEKISFEIFDGSSECGDAFAKTAEGLVELRWADMIEPRLFYP; encoded by the exons ATGTCAAACTTTggattaaatttagatttatcgCTATACTTTGAAGATCAGAGACGATATTCATGTGTGTTTGTTGATTCAACTAAATGTAAAGATGTAGGAGATGTTGAAAAGCATATCAAATCAGTTTTCACTTTAGAAGAAAGTATTTgtcttagtaataaaaaatttcttattcCTAGTTGTGAAGATATAAGGATTTTGCAGCAGTATGAAACAGTCAT aGTGAAGAAGCGTGAGTTCCCCCAAACACATCCAAGTAAATCAACGGATACAGTTTGTCAACACTTGGCACTAGATCTTGTCCAACCAGAAAAGACTATCGATCTATCATGCAGACCTAAACAAAGATTTAAAGTCAACCTTTGCCGCTCTCATAGTTCTGGGGCAGAAATACctacatttgttaaaaaatgtgaattatatGTGCCAAGACTGAGGGTTTCGACCAGTCAGTCAAATGTAATCCAAACACAACAAGAggaaaaacaaaagaagaaatcTCATGTTAAGAGAAATGAGGGAAGAAGCTGTGATCATGAAACAAATGATGATATCCTGGATATGAGTATACAGCCAGTAATGCAAGGTATTGAAAATGGTACTTCACAAAGTGAAGAATCTGAAAATGCTATGGTGCTTTCACCTACTTTCCTTAGTATAAATGAAATTCGTGGGGAAAATGAACTTCATTCAAatgaatcattaaaaaaatcGAAGAAAAGAAAAACTCCATCAGAACATGTGGAAAATCTTAGCACTATCATGAGTGGTGCGTGGGGTTTGGTTAATGGCAACACTGTAAAAGATGTTAAGAAACCCAAAAAGACCTCAAAGAAAAGTAGATTAACAGAAGACTTTTCTATTACAGATTCAGATGTTAGTATGCAGAAAAATGAAAAAGATGAACCAAGTAATTCAACTAATTTTGAAGATGATTCAATCATACACAAACCTAAGAAATCAAAAAAATCAGATAAAGGGAAAGATTTTGgacaaaatattgattacaatgtAAGTAAATCAAACCGTACTGTGGACTGTAATGGTAGTGTTTCTACATTCTCACAAAATGGACATAGTGGAGAAGAAAACCGTTTACTGAAGGAtgcaatcaaaattgaaaagccAGATCAGCCGACTAGTGAATGCTTCAAAGAGCTGACACCCTTGAGTAAGTTCCTGATTGGAGATATAAAAGACTCAAACGGTCCCCAGAAACTGAACACAGGCGGGTGCGAAAATGTAAAATCGTGTGATATATCCTCAAATAGTATTGAAGAATCTGAAAGTGCTACACCAGATATAGAACACGGCACAGCTTGTGAGGGATCAGAAAAAAGGAGGAAAAGAATTAGAAAACAcaataagaagaagaagaaagaaaaactGGAGTTGATGAACGCAGTTGGATCTGTGCTAAACAGATTAAATGAGCAGCCACAAGTAACATTACCGTTGGCTTCAACACCCAAACATTTCTTCTTCACGGATGCTGATGCATCAGAGTTAGAAATTCCTGTAGCTAGTCAGAATATTACAAGTACGCAAGAAg acAAAGTCCCAGTTGCAGTAAAGAAAGAAAAGGATTCTGAACCATCACTGTATGAGGTGATGGGAAGGAATCAAGCAGAATGGCAACAAGGTCTTCTGAGACTTGCTAGAAGTTCCTCGAAACCTATGATATTTCACAGAAGTAGCCCTTCTACATCTTCTAAAGAACTCCCTGAAAGAGATTCATCATCCACTGTAACCGAGGAAGCAAAGGGCAATAGTGCCAGTCCTCCTCGTCATGTTGATAAGACAAAGAAAGAAAGGGAAGAAGTTGGAGATActtctgataaagaaaatataaagaaatgtaatggTGAAATACTGAGTGATACAACAATTAATCCTAATTCTGACGCAGACACAAATGTAACTGAAAGGAAAAAGCTGGAAGaatgtaatgatacaaaaattaatgtacaaaatattatcattGATAATTACCCCATCATCAACAAAATTAATCGCCAAGATTTAATCCTCTTTAAG gtgttaaaactaaatgaaaacagAGAGCCAGAAATTTCAAGGACCATATTAGGCAAAGTCAACAACTGCTCCAGTTATCCTGAAAAGATTTCATTTGAGATATTTG ATGGCAGTAGTGAATGTGGAGATGCCTTTGCTAAAACTGCAGAAGGTCTCGTAGAGCTTCGTTGGGCAGATATGATTGAACCTCGACTTTTCTACCCTTAG